In Trichocoleus desertorum NBK24, the following are encoded in one genomic region:
- a CDS encoding serine/threonine-protein kinase — MEALHQPQEIVGDRYRILEVLGQGGIGTTYKAEDLQTQQQVALKALSLRRINDWKVLELFEREARVLSYLQHPAIPRYLNYFQVDTPENRWFYLVQELAAGRSLAQWVKEGWRIGEPEAKQLAIQVLEVLSYLHSLTPPVIHRDIKPQNIIRRSDGQIFLVDFGAVQDTYRDTLTQGSTVVGTYGYMAPEQFRGKAVPATDLYGLGGTLLFLLTHQSPADLPQRRLKIDIRACTQLSPTFADWLDQMLEPAMEDRFPAAQEALAALQEPPRRQVELARSEVQIDRQPAGSRIQLKRTAQQVTVDIPPQRFLSRNLGLFGFALVWNGFIFFWTSSAIAMGAPIFFPLFSIPFWMAGLALLGNALAPITIQTYVEINRHRFRLQQQCLGWRYRPVEGNTEDLQAIEWFDSQLRINDQPVYTCALIEGVRTHQFGSALTDTEQKWLAQELSNFLNKLRSQNS; from the coding sequence ATGGAGGCACTACATCAACCACAGGAGATCGTTGGCGATCGCTACCGCATTTTGGAAGTTTTGGGTCAGGGTGGCATTGGCACGACCTACAAAGCCGAAGATCTGCAAACCCAGCAGCAGGTAGCCCTAAAAGCCCTTTCCCTCCGGCGCATCAACGACTGGAAAGTGCTGGAACTGTTTGAGCGGGAAGCTAGAGTTTTGTCGTATCTACAACATCCCGCTATTCCGCGCTATCTCAACTACTTCCAGGTGGATACGCCAGAGAATCGCTGGTTTTATCTGGTGCAAGAATTGGCAGCAGGGCGATCGCTGGCGCAGTGGGTCAAGGAAGGCTGGCGGATTGGAGAACCTGAAGCTAAACAGCTAGCGATACAAGTCCTTGAGGTGCTGAGTTACCTGCACTCGCTCACCCCACCTGTGATTCACCGCGACATCAAACCCCAAAACATCATCCGGCGATCCGATGGGCAAATTTTCTTGGTAGATTTTGGGGCAGTGCAAGATACTTACCGAGACACGCTAACTCAAGGCAGTACGGTCGTAGGCACCTACGGTTACATGGCTCCAGAGCAGTTTCGAGGTAAAGCCGTTCCCGCCACCGATTTGTATGGTTTAGGTGGCACATTGCTGTTTTTGCTTACCCACCAATCACCCGCTGATCTACCCCAGCGCCGCCTCAAAATCGACATTCGTGCCTGTACACAGCTCTCCCCTACTTTTGCCGATTGGCTAGACCAAATGCTAGAACCTGCGATGGAAGATCGCTTTCCCGCCGCCCAGGAAGCTTTGGCCGCATTACAGGAGCCACCTCGTCGTCAGGTTGAGTTAGCAAGATCCGAGGTTCAGATTGATCGGCAACCTGCTGGCAGTCGCATTCAGCTCAAGCGTACAGCCCAACAGGTAACAGTTGACATTCCACCCCAACGTTTCTTGTCTCGCAATCTCGGTTTATTCGGTTTTGCGTTGGTTTGGAATGGTTTTATCTTTTTTTGGACAAGCTCTGCGATCGCGATGGGTGCGCCGATCTTTTTTCCCCTCTTCTCCATTCCCTTCTGGATGGCAGGTTTAGCTTTACTAGGCAATGCCTTGGCTCCCATTACCATCCAGACGTATGTAGAAATCAATCGCCATCGCTTTCGGCTACAGCAGCAGTGCTTGGGTTGGCGGTACCGTCCAGTTGAAGGCAACACAGAGGATTTACAAGCGATTGAATGGTTCGATAGCCAACTGCGAATCAACGATCAGCCTGTATATACCTGTGCCTTAATCGAGGGAGTGCGAACTCACCAATTTGGCTCTGCGCTTACTGATACAGAGCAAAAGTGGCTCGCACAGGAGTTGTCAAACTTTTTGAACAAGCTGCGATCGCAAAACTCTTAG
- a CDS encoding metal-dependent hydrolase, translating to MHAPVLLLVGLAYVWPRRRNIGSRTRWLFWFLLACLFHTTVDILTHVDDGPLLFFPLNWTVRFHSVISYWDPRYYGHEFQWFEKTLDLFLSVYLLRERVCRYLRRQSWYPQSGP from the coding sequence TTGCACGCTCCAGTGCTGTTGCTAGTGGGGCTAGCTTATGTATGGCCGAGACGACGGAATATTGGCTCTCGCACTCGCTGGTTATTTTGGTTTTTGCTTGCCTGTCTATTTCACACCACCGTAGACATCTTGACCCATGTAGATGATGGCCCTTTGTTGTTCTTTCCGCTGAACTGGACTGTTCGCTTCCACAGCGTCATCAGCTATTGGGATCCGCGCTATTACGGCCATGAATTTCAGTGGTTCGAAAAAACTTTAGATCTATTTCTGTCGGTTTATCTACTGCGTGAAAGAGTTTGTCGGTATTTGCGTCGCCAAAGTTGGTATCCGCAATCAGGACCCTAG
- the tnpC gene encoding IS66 family transposase: MKELPPLAGLSHAEKDALIQGLWQELQTLRSEVEKLKQKRVKKTSRNSSLPPSQGFKPNQRRAQSPALNGEETGSHRNGGRELSQQPDQVVVAQAKSCPHCGVEVELSTQRLSGTYERIELPPMTPHITRVERYGGTCQCCQQAYEAPVPVGLEPGSPFGTSVVSLVTYLRYSHAISYQRLSQLMSELYGLSLSEGAIANLLQRVRSQLENPVAKIVERLRSARLVGSDETGARVKGTNQWEWVFQNDQVCLHVIRPSRGKTVIDTVMAGHQPQVWVSDLFSAQAAHPAHDWQVCLAHQLRDCQYAMDAGDELFAPRMKWLLLKAIALQRRRHTLAASTVQQYCSRFRGLLREILNLQPKSLEGQRLLKRYQKIRAHLLLFLTDETIPSTNNASEQALRWSVVFRKVTNGFRSDWGAELFAQVRSLVNTAKRQGIAAFDAISRALTSQQTDWLLG, from the coding sequence ATGAAGGAACTGCCCCCTCTCGCTGGACTGAGTCACGCAGAAAAGGATGCCCTGATTCAAGGGCTGTGGCAGGAGTTGCAAACGTTGCGCTCAGAGGTCGAAAAGCTGAAGCAAAAACGGGTCAAGAAAACCTCCCGTAATTCAAGTTTGCCTCCTTCTCAGGGCTTCAAGCCAAATCAGAGGAGGGCTCAGTCCCCTGCCCTCAATGGTGAGGAAACGGGAAGTCACCGTAACGGTGGGCGAGAATTGAGCCAACAACCGGATCAAGTCGTCGTTGCCCAAGCCAAGAGTTGTCCCCACTGTGGGGTCGAAGTGGAGCTATCAACACAACGCTTGAGCGGGACTTACGAACGCATTGAATTGCCGCCGATGACTCCTCACATCACCCGGGTTGAACGTTACGGTGGGACTTGCCAGTGTTGTCAGCAGGCGTATGAAGCGCCTGTTCCAGTCGGTTTGGAGCCAGGGTCTCCCTTTGGCACCAGTGTCGTGAGTTTAGTGACCTATCTCCGTTACAGCCATGCCATCAGCTATCAACGGCTGAGCCAGCTGATGAGTGAGCTTTACGGTCTCAGCCTGTCCGAAGGAGCGATTGCCAATCTCCTGCAACGGGTGCGCTCTCAGCTAGAAAACCCGGTGGCCAAGATTGTCGAACGTTTACGCAGTGCTCGTCTCGTCGGCAGTGATGAGACGGGGGCACGAGTGAAGGGGACCAACCAGTGGGAATGGGTGTTTCAGAACGACCAGGTGTGTTTGCACGTGATTCGTCCCAGTCGTGGCAAAACGGTCATTGATACCGTGATGGCGGGGCATCAACCACAGGTTTGGGTGTCTGATTTATTCAGTGCCCAGGCCGCCCATCCGGCGCACGACTGGCAAGTGTGTCTAGCCCATCAACTGCGCGATTGTCAGTATGCCATGGATGCGGGTGATGAGTTGTTTGCGCCCCGGATGAAATGGCTGCTCCTCAAAGCCATTGCCCTGCAACGGCGACGACACACCCTGGCTGCCTCAACCGTTCAGCAGTATTGCTCTCGATTTCGCGGCTTACTGCGGGAGATCTTGAATCTGCAACCCAAATCGCTCGAGGGACAGCGGTTGCTCAAACGCTATCAGAAGATTCGGGCTCATCTGTTGCTGTTTTTGACGGATGAGACAATTCCGTCAACCAATAATGCCAGTGAGCAGGCGTTGCGCTGGAGCGTCGTCTTTCGCAAGGTGACGAACGGATTCCGCTCGGACTGGGGAGCGGAGCTATTCGCTCAGGTGCGATCGCTTGTCAACACTGCGAAGCGTCAGGGCATTGCTGCCTTTGATGCCATTTCCCGTGCCCTTACCTCACAGCAGACAGATTGGCTACTGGGTTGA
- a CDS encoding aldo/keto reductase — translation MFSWVPGNAKNKLFQGENYEHAQTALDKLRPIAERHQCTLANLALAWLIAQSQPNAIAGARNAEQSVQNAKSAEVKLSAEELKEIDAIGRIVTDHLANEGPVMWSWG, via the coding sequence CTGTTCTCATGGGTACCTGGCAACGCTAAAAACAAGTTATTTCAAGGCGAGAACTACGAACACGCCCAAACCGCATTAGACAAACTCCGTCCGATTGCGGAACGGCACCAATGTACCCTGGCGAACCTGGCCTTAGCTTGGTTGATCGCTCAATCTCAGCCCAACGCGATCGCAGGTGCCCGCAACGCCGAGCAGTCGGTACAAAATGCCAAATCAGCAGAAGTCAAACTCTCGGCAGAAGAACTCAAAGAAATCGACGCGATCGGTCGGATAGTTACCGATCACTTAGCCAATGAAGGCCCCGTGATGTGGAGTTGGGGTTAG
- a CDS encoding FAD-dependent oxidoreductase, which yields MTNVTSEVPVAAPVRETHEILEMQQTDCCIVGGGPAGAVLALLLARRGIAVTLLEAHRDFDRDFRGDTLHPSVMEIMEELGLAERLLQLPHAKIRTGTFMAQGQAFLTLDFSRLKTHYPYITMMPQARFLEFITDEAKQYPNFQLVLGANVQELIEENGEIRGVRYRGHGGWHEVRALLTVGADGRHFRIRELAGFTTVGTSPPMDVLWFRLPRHADETEGVVAKIGQGRMMALLNRSETWQAAYIFPKGGYQQVRAAGLEALRQSIAEVVPELSDRLHHLQEWSQVAFLSVESSRLTRWYRPGLLLIGDAAHVMSPVGGVGINYAIQDAVVTANILTQPLQAKQVREQDLAKVQSRREWPTRIIQALQALIQKRLIARALDTSQPFQPPFFLRLPILRDLPPRIIGFGVWPVHVKQ from the coding sequence ATGACAAATGTGACCTCAGAAGTCCCGGTTGCTGCCCCAGTCAGGGAAACTCACGAAATCTTAGAGATGCAACAAACAGACTGCTGCATTGTCGGGGGTGGGCCTGCGGGGGCAGTACTCGCTTTGCTGCTAGCGCGTCGAGGGATTGCTGTGACATTGTTGGAGGCGCATCGGGATTTCGATCGCGACTTTCGAGGCGATACGCTGCATCCTTCGGTCATGGAGATTATGGAAGAATTGGGTTTAGCGGAGCGCTTGCTACAACTACCTCACGCCAAGATCCGCACCGGGACATTTATGGCCCAAGGGCAAGCCTTCCTCACCTTGGACTTCAGTCGCCTCAAAACTCACTACCCGTATATCACGATGATGCCGCAAGCGCGGTTTCTAGAATTCATTACCGATGAAGCCAAACAGTATCCCAACTTCCAGCTTGTTTTAGGCGCGAATGTTCAGGAACTAATTGAAGAGAATGGCGAAATCAGAGGAGTGCGCTACCGAGGACATGGAGGTTGGCACGAAGTCCGAGCTTTGCTGACGGTAGGTGCAGATGGTCGTCACTTCCGCATTCGTGAGTTGGCAGGTTTTACCACTGTGGGCACCTCACCACCGATGGATGTGCTGTGGTTTCGTCTGCCTCGGCACGCCGATGAAACGGAAGGTGTCGTTGCCAAAATTGGTCAAGGCCGAATGATGGCTTTGCTGAACCGCTCTGAGACTTGGCAAGCGGCTTATATTTTTCCTAAAGGTGGGTATCAGCAGGTACGGGCAGCAGGTTTAGAGGCGTTGCGCCAGTCGATCGCAGAAGTAGTGCCAGAATTGAGCGATCGCCTTCATCACTTGCAAGAGTGGTCTCAGGTGGCATTTCTTTCGGTTGAGTCGAGTCGCCTAACCCGTTGGTATCGTCCAGGGTTGCTATTGATTGGGGATGCGGCTCATGTCATGTCCCCCGTAGGTGGCGTGGGTATCAACTACGCGATTCAAGATGCAGTAGTGACCGCCAATATCCTGACTCAACCGCTCCAAGCTAAGCAAGTCCGAGAACAAGATTTAGCTAAGGTTCAAAGCCGACGAGAATGGCCAACGCGGATCATCCAGGCGTTGCAAGCGTTGATTCAAAAACGATTGATTGCGCGGGCGCTTGATACGAGCCAGCCATTCCAGCCACCCTTCTTTCTGCGGTTGCCAATTTTGCGGGATCTGCCGCCTCGGATCATTGGGTTTGGAGTTTGGCCTGTGCATGTAAAGCAGTAG
- a CDS encoding WGxxGxxG-CTERM domain-containing protein: MKSSGLSKVVGAGVLTLSLAVLPLTLPSAAQDATGGTTGTAGTTGTGLGTDTTGTTGTTGNGTDATGTGTTGTGLGTDTTGTTGTTGTGTTGTGLGTDTTGTTGTTGTGTTGTDTTTGMTGTTGTGTTGTTGTTGTGFGTDTTGTTGTTGTTGTTDTTTAPSTTTTTTTATDTAGDRDFDWGWLGLLGLLGLAGLTRKTETATTYRDPAETTRTRY; this comes from the coding sequence ATGAAATCTTCAGGCTTATCCAAGGTTGTTGGGGCTGGTGTTCTTACCCTCAGTTTGGCCGTACTCCCCCTGACTCTGCCTAGCGCAGCTCAGGATGCTACAGGTGGAACCACTGGCACTGCTGGAACCACTGGCACTGGTCTCGGTACTGATACAACTGGTACCACCGGAACCACTGGTAATGGGACTGATGCAACTGGGACTGGCACCACTGGAACTGGTCTTGGCACTGATACAACTGGTACTACCGGAACCACTGGGACTGGCACCACTGGAACTGGTCTTGGCACTGATACAACTGGTACTACCGGAACCACTGGTACTGGCACGACTGGAACTGATACCACCACTGGTATGACTGGCACCACTGGTACTGGCACGACTGGCACAACTGGTACGACTGGCACTGGTTTCGGTACCGATACAACTGGAACCACTGGAACCACTGGTACTACCGGGACCACTGATACAACCACAGCTCCTAGCACCACCACTACCACCACAACCGCAACAGATACCGCTGGCGATCGCGACTTTGACTGGGGTTGGTTAGGTCTTCTCGGTCTACTCGGCTTGGCAGGTCTAACTCGTAAGACTGAAACCGCTACGACCTACCGCGATCCTGCTGAAACCACTCGGACTCGCTACTAA
- a CDS encoding DUF2584 family protein — MGMPCEVNSILKLSSVQGYPTELVPRSQHQTVKSGYRILPMDVPIPLVDDQWLAQADVIVHQLTWENGETKLTFEIHRVYKSPFSMKD, encoded by the coding sequence ATGGGAATGCCCTGTGAAGTGAACAGTATTTTGAAACTCAGCTCAGTTCAGGGCTATCCAACTGAACTAGTGCCGCGATCGCAACATCAAACCGTCAAGTCAGGCTATCGCATTCTGCCAATGGACGTACCAATTCCGTTAGTAGACGATCAGTGGCTAGCTCAGGCAGATGTTATCGTTCACCAGCTAACTTGGGAAAACGGTGAAACTAAGCTTACGTTCGAGATCCACCGAGTCTATAAAAGCCCGTTTAGTATGAAGGATTAA
- a CDS encoding ABC transporter permease → MGDSLTVLWGDWLDLRIRIAQIAASGLVSPLIYILAFGLGLGSSLDKVAQPSAGENYLQFILPGMVALSSMAISFGGTTFSICGERLFTKTFEEMLLLPVHPLSLFLGKMLAGVIRGLMTSGSVILVAILFTGKIWSFLNPLFLLLLVLNCAVFAGLGVIVGLSVRSLESVGLYNNFLIVPMSFLGATFFDPASLPVALKGIVYLLPLTYTSIGLRSAAYLPLSQFPWYSIAVLLLSAIALSTIGAYKFSHQQD, encoded by the coding sequence GTGGGAGACAGCCTCACAGTTTTGTGGGGAGATTGGCTAGATTTAAGAATTCGGATTGCCCAAATTGCGGCGTCTGGTTTAGTTTCCCCTCTAATTTATATTTTGGCGTTTGGTTTGGGTTTAGGTAGCTCTTTGGACAAAGTGGCTCAACCCTCCGCAGGCGAAAATTACTTGCAATTTATTTTGCCTGGAATGGTGGCGTTGTCGTCAATGGCAATCAGTTTTGGGGGCACCACTTTTTCAATTTGCGGAGAGCGGCTATTCACCAAGACGTTTGAAGAAATGCTGTTGCTCCCGGTGCATCCTTTGTCGTTGTTTCTCGGCAAGATGCTAGCTGGAGTCATTCGAGGGCTAATGACTTCAGGTTCGGTGATCTTGGTGGCTATTTTGTTTACGGGTAAGATCTGGAGCTTCTTGAACCCGCTATTTCTGCTGCTGCTAGTACTGAACTGCGCTGTGTTTGCAGGCTTGGGTGTGATTGTAGGGCTAAGTGTGCGATCGCTCGAAAGTGTCGGTCTTTATAACAATTTTTTGATTGTGCCGATGTCGTTTCTGGGAGCCACGTTTTTCGATCCTGCCAGCTTACCCGTTGCGCTCAAAGGGATCGTTTATTTGTTGCCGCTCACCTATACCAGCATTGGCCTAAGATCTGCTGCTTATCTGCCGCTGAGCCAGTTTCCTTGGTATAGCATTGCGGTACTCCTGTTATCTGCGATCGCCCTTTCTACGATTGGAGCGTACAAATTCTCTCACCAACAAGATTAG
- a CDS encoding DUF3172 domain-containing protein produces MNRRPKTPPSPPRPSNPNRSPSPSPSSSFASALSATTLAILSGVFILGIGIGIAFSSVASSGPENVATREFIDRAAPNPEICVQYGASAIAMDTRVFLTMNPFSVYISQPKMQPGCVLRSSNWEVLRQRNLISGEQLRECKNRMNTFGFTGTLETSPQINCVYQNDSAQNLFLNQSGSGGAPLPESDRF; encoded by the coding sequence ATGAATCGCCGACCTAAGACTCCACCTTCGCCACCTCGTCCTTCTAACCCCAACCGCAGTCCTAGTCCTTCTCCATCGTCGTCGTTTGCTTCGGCGTTAAGCGCCACAACACTGGCGATTCTCAGCGGTGTCTTCATTTTGGGTATTGGAATTGGCATTGCGTTTAGCTCTGTAGCTAGCTCCGGGCCTGAGAATGTCGCCACTCGTGAATTCATCGACCGAGCCGCTCCCAACCCAGAAATTTGTGTGCAGTACGGTGCCAGTGCGATCGCAATGGATACTCGGGTCTTCCTGACGATGAACCCTTTTAGCGTGTATATCTCCCAGCCCAAGATGCAGCCCGGATGCGTCTTACGCAGCAGTAACTGGGAAGTCCTCCGGCAACGTAATTTGATTTCTGGGGAGCAACTGCGCGAATGTAAGAACCGGATGAATACATTTGGTTTCACCGGAACCTTAGAAACTTCACCTCAGATTAACTGCGTCTATCAAAATGACTCGGCGCAAAATCTCTTCCTCAATCAGTCTGGTTCTGGCGGTGCGCCTTTACCCGAAAGCGATAGGTTCTAA
- a CDS encoding AMIN domain-containing protein yields the protein MQNQKSVGKLPLRQQVISLALSGNCLWATLGVSAGVIGAIAQIVPVQAAILTQWQFNSTNNQLEITVPEGTQPRYFLLAKPARIVLDLPNTQMGSVPTEQTLSGPVQQIRVSQQQAGSTRIVMQLAPNVVFAPGQVKLEQAGTGKAGTRWVLRPLIAGNSTSTPTVATKPAVPATKPQSAAPTPPSVRPSAPAVSSTQRSQPTSQPSVPSVEPNGRSQPAPPVSPPKSRITRNAADLLAPGDRSLDNLSAPSPEPSPAIATPTDATPPSSETLRPAPTATSDTAVFSPRLSPAVTDATPTTATSAPTIQLPQSAPTRDRRASTTPAKTTTSAKPPAPSIAAQPRVQPAVKPSATPAQPNVAIAPAPPTTTAVSSSVAEPQPPAVPVVEQPVETASVAPAQPEVKPTVNLPQATPDLETAVLPPANFRSQQPVTVSVPPMNGTAGSTQVSPAGDRVPTNATNMEAAPVLPPAVFSPQPSATVTVPSLSSPSIQPAPNRPVTSESPQPSRTPNVDEAVGRVIEFGQPLAATSSAPAAAVPPSLPTLEAGTTTELDFERSPNPQANLQPDSSLVAVGDGIVLPSGTTLQLQYSGAEVLELKSGAPQQEVLLLQTEIRDRNGSILAPTGAAVIGRFETTSGGSRFIAQAISLLGRNVPLAAESALLGGKLQVSQEKIVRNSALGALAGALVGGSGEEVLGGAAAGAAVTYLASPKPAKLQPGQVLQVRLTEVLRSP from the coding sequence ATGCAGAATCAGAAATCGGTGGGGAAATTACCGTTGCGGCAACAAGTGATTTCGCTGGCGCTGTCGGGCAATTGTCTTTGGGCGACGCTGGGGGTTAGCGCTGGAGTGATAGGAGCGATCGCCCAGATAGTCCCAGTTCAGGCAGCCATCCTAACTCAATGGCAGTTTAACTCAACTAATAACCAGCTAGAGATCACGGTTCCAGAAGGCACCCAACCCCGCTATTTTTTGCTCGCAAAACCTGCCCGCATTGTGTTGGACTTACCTAACACGCAGATGGGTTCAGTGCCAACTGAGCAAACGTTGTCTGGCCCAGTGCAACAGATTCGGGTTTCACAGCAGCAAGCTGGCTCTACTCGCATCGTAATGCAACTCGCTCCCAATGTGGTGTTTGCGCCAGGTCAGGTGAAGCTAGAACAGGCTGGTACTGGCAAGGCAGGGACTCGTTGGGTGCTGCGTCCTTTAATTGCTGGTAATAGTACCTCCACGCCCACCGTCGCTACCAAACCTGCTGTCCCAGCTACCAAACCCCAATCTGCTGCCCCCACTCCCCCATCTGTACGGCCATCTGCCCCTGCTGTATCAAGTACTCAGCGATCGCAACCCACTTCGCAACCCTCCGTTCCATCTGTTGAACCAAACGGGCGATCGCAGCCTGCTCCTCCCGTAAGCCCTCCCAAGAGCAGAATTACGAGAAACGCTGCCGACCTATTAGCACCTGGCGATCGTTCATTGGATAACTTATCTGCACCCTCACCGGAACCGTCTCCTGCGATCGCAACTCCTACGGATGCAACTCCCCCATCATCTGAAACTCTAAGGCCAGCACCAACAGCAACTTCAGATACGGCTGTATTTAGTCCTAGGTTGTCGCCTGCGGTGACAGATGCTACACCAACAACTGCTACATCAGCGCCTACGATCCAACTGCCTCAGAGTGCTCCCACTCGCGATCGCCGAGCTTCGACTACCCCAGCAAAAACGACTACATCAGCAAAACCTCCTGCACCGTCAATAGCTGCTCAGCCCAGAGTACAGCCAGCAGTCAAGCCATCCGCTACTCCAGCTCAGCCAAACGTAGCGATCGCTCCTGCACCTCCTACAACAACTGCTGTATCTTCATCTGTGGCGGAACCTCAGCCGCCAGCAGTCCCAGTTGTGGAACAGCCAGTAGAAACGGCTTCTGTAGCACCTGCTCAACCAGAGGTGAAACCTACCGTAAATCTGCCTCAAGCTACTCCAGACCTAGAGACGGCAGTATTACCCCCCGCCAACTTTCGCTCACAGCAGCCCGTAACCGTGAGTGTGCCACCGATGAATGGTACTGCTGGCTCTACTCAGGTGTCTCCAGCAGGCGATCGCGTGCCAACTAACGCGACTAATATGGAAGCTGCCCCTGTGTTGCCTCCAGCAGTTTTTTCGCCTCAGCCCAGCGCTACTGTAACCGTGCCATCTTTGTCATCCCCTTCGATACAGCCTGCCCCCAATCGTCCAGTGACGTCGGAATCACCTCAACCATCTAGAACTCCGAATGTGGATGAAGCTGTGGGGCGGGTGATTGAGTTTGGTCAACCTTTAGCCGCTACAAGCTCCGCACCTGCTGCTGCCGTGCCTCCCAGCTTGCCGACTTTAGAGGCAGGAACCACTACCGAATTGGATTTTGAGCGTTCACCCAATCCCCAAGCCAACTTACAGCCAGATTCGAGTTTAGTGGCTGTAGGAGATGGAATTGTGCTGCCATCTGGTACCACCTTGCAACTGCAATATTCGGGTGCTGAAGTTTTGGAGCTAAAGTCAGGAGCACCGCAACAGGAAGTATTATTGCTGCAAACAGAAATTCGCGATCGCAACGGCAGCATCTTGGCTCCAACTGGGGCTGCTGTGATTGGCCGCTTTGAAACGACGAGTGGGGGCAGCCGTTTTATCGCCCAAGCAATCAGCCTACTGGGTCGGAATGTGCCGCTAGCAGCAGAGTCAGCGCTTTTAGGGGGCAAACTGCAAGTTTCGCAAGAAAAAATCGTGAGAAATTCGGCTCTAGGAGCCTTGGCTGGAGCTTTGGTGGGTGGTTCTGGTGAAGAAGTTTTGGGCGGTGCGGCAGCGGGAGCGGCAGTAACTTACTTAGCTTCACCCAAACCCGCAAAGCTCCAACCAGGCCAGGTGTTGCAAGTACGGCTCACGGAAGTTTTGCGATCGCCTTAA
- a CDS encoding RNA-guided endonuclease TnpB family protein — protein MKHAVKVRIYPSTEQQEALSKAFGCARWFWNHSLAETNRLYKETGKGLSQQRMNGRLPALKKEFEWLVEPYSQVLQSVSLNLSRAFINFFEGRSQFPNFKSKHGKQSIQYPQNVKITDTGLKLPKVGIVSAKIHRTLAGALKTVTVSLTPSGKYFASLLFDDGQPEAEKSTDGKAVGIDLGLTHFAITSDGSKFDNPRVLKKHVKNLKRKQQKLSRKVKGSNRRKKARRLVARVHEKIANVRQDFLHKLSRKLVKENQVIMTEDLAVKNIVKNRNLAKAISDASWGEFTRMLKYKAGNDGKIYQEVDRFFPSSKTCSVCLNRIGDLPLDVRSWQCQNCGTKHDRDVNAAINIRDEGLRILALGTSASANGGKVGPKVGRKSSVSKALPREIGSLDHTA, from the coding sequence GTGAAACATGCAGTTAAGGTACGAATTTATCCATCCACTGAGCAGCAAGAAGCGCTTTCAAAAGCGTTTGGTTGCGCCCGATGGTTTTGGAATCATTCATTAGCTGAGACAAACAGGCTCTATAAGGAGACAGGTAAGGGCTTATCTCAGCAGAGGATGAATGGCCGACTGCCTGCACTTAAGAAAGAGTTTGAATGGTTGGTTGAGCCTTACAGCCAGGTGCTGCAAAGTGTGTCTCTAAATCTGTCGAGGGCGTTTATCAACTTCTTTGAAGGGCGGAGTCAGTTTCCCAACTTCAAATCGAAGCATGGTAAGCAATCAATTCAGTATCCTCAAAACGTCAAAATTACTGATACAGGCTTGAAACTTCCGAAGGTTGGGATTGTTTCAGCCAAAATTCATCGCACTTTGGCTGGCGCATTGAAAACCGTTACCGTCTCTCTCACGCCATCTGGAAAGTATTTTGCATCGTTGTTGTTTGACGATGGACAGCCAGAGGCAGAGAAATCAACTGACGGCAAAGCGGTGGGGATTGATTTGGGCTTAACGCACTTTGCAATCACTTCTGATGGTTCTAAGTTTGACAACCCCAGAGTGTTGAAGAAACACGTAAAGAACCTCAAACGTAAACAGCAGAAGTTATCTCGCAAAGTAAAAGGCTCAAATCGTCGTAAAAAAGCACGTCGCCTTGTGGCCCGAGTTCACGAGAAGATTGCGAACGTGCGTCAAGACTTTCTGCATAAGCTCTCCCGTAAGCTGGTGAAGGAAAACCAAGTCATCATGACAGAAGACTTAGCAGTCAAGAACATAGTGAAGAATCGCAACCTGGCAAAAGCGATTAGTGATGCCAGTTGGGGTGAGTTCACCCGAATGCTCAAATATAAAGCAGGGAATGACGGCAAGATATATCAAGAAGTTGATCGATTCTTTCCATCATCCAAGACCTGCTCAGTCTGTCTCAATCGAATTGGCGATTTGCCGCTAGATGTCCGGTCGTGGCAGTGTCAGAACTGCGGAACCAAACATGACCGAGATGTGAATGCGGCAATCAATATTCGAGATGAAGGCTTACGAATCTTGGCGTTAGGAACTAGCGCTTCTGCCAATGGAGGGAAGGTAGGTCCGAAGGTTGGAAGGAAATCTTCCGTATCTAAGGCGCTTCCCCGCGAAATTGGAAGCCTAGACCATACTGCGTAG